A section of the Opitutaceae bacterium genome encodes:
- a CDS encoding NAD-dependent epimerase/dehydratase family protein: protein MRILITGVCGFVGNTLARALAESGAGHTLLGVDNFIRPGSERNREELRRLGVKLFHGDLRAASDLESIPALDWVIDAAANPSVLAGVDGRTSSRQLVEHNLGGTINMLEFCKQHRAGFILLSTSRVYSIPGLAALPVTARDSAFHLETPGDGTSPSNLPPGVTAQGIGESFSTAAPVSLYGSTKLASEALALEYGAAFDLPVFINRCGVLAGAGQFGRADQGIFAFWINSHLRRRPLKYIGFGGHGYQVRDCLHPRDLIPLLTRQFAAPSIAPADRTINVSGGIASARSLRQLSDWCSARFGQHAIGADPKPRPFDLPWVVLDSTRAAKLWGWKPVTPTETILDEIARHAGEHADWLELSAPL, encoded by the coding sequence ATGCGCATCCTGATAACCGGTGTCTGCGGCTTTGTGGGCAATACACTGGCGCGCGCCCTCGCCGAGTCCGGCGCGGGTCACACGCTTCTCGGCGTCGACAATTTTATCCGTCCAGGAAGCGAACGCAACCGCGAGGAGCTTCGCCGCCTGGGCGTGAAGCTTTTCCACGGCGACCTGCGCGCGGCGAGCGATCTCGAATCGATTCCAGCCCTCGACTGGGTGATCGACGCAGCCGCCAATCCGAGCGTGCTCGCGGGCGTCGATGGCAGAACAAGCTCGCGCCAACTGGTGGAGCACAATCTCGGCGGCACCATCAACATGCTGGAGTTCTGCAAACAGCACCGCGCCGGTTTCATTCTCCTGAGCACGAGTCGCGTTTACTCGATTCCAGGGCTGGCGGCGCTTCCGGTCACCGCAAGGGACTCGGCGTTTCATCTCGAGACGCCAGGGGACGGGACGTCCCCGTCAAACCTGCCTCCAGGCGTGACTGCCCAGGGCATTGGCGAATCGTTCTCGACGGCAGCCCCGGTTTCACTTTACGGATCCACGAAACTGGCGAGCGAGGCGCTTGCCCTCGAATACGGCGCTGCGTTCGACCTGCCCGTGTTCATCAATCGCTGCGGCGTGCTCGCAGGAGCCGGCCAGTTCGGCCGCGCGGATCAGGGCATCTTCGCGTTCTGGATCAACAGCCACCTCCGCCGGCGCCCGCTGAAATACATCGGTTTCGGCGGACACGGCTATCAGGTGCGCGACTGTCTGCATCCACGCGATCTAATACCGCTCCTCACTAGGCAGTTTGCCGCGCCGTCCATCGCCCCGGCTGACAGGACGATCAACGTTTCCGGAGGAATCGCGTCCGCGAGATCCCTTCGACAATTGAGCGACTGGTGCAGCGCCCGCTTCGGCCAGCATGCGATAGGTGCTGACCCTAAGCCGCGCCCGTTCGATCTTCCCTGGGTTGTTCTCGATTCGACACGAGCCGCCAAACTCTGGGGATGGAAGCCTGTCACTCCGACGGAAACGATCCTCGATGAAATAGCCAGACATGCCGGGGAGCATGCGGACTGGCTCGAGTTGTCCGCTCCCTTGTAG
- a CDS encoding purine-binding chemotaxis protein CheW, with protein MTAQSPATRPTPQATGKYLMMVLAGESYGIAVMKVREIIRMQKITPVPRLPGHVKGVFNLRGRVIPVIDLRVRFGLAATLSSATCIVVVQVKLPTAQTVQMGLIVDGVSDVLNLTDAEIEPTPDFGSSIDARYILGMAKVKDQVCPLLDIDRLVAPEPAENPSWSI; from the coding sequence ATGACCGCTCAATCTCCAGCCACAAGGCCGACACCGCAAGCCACGGGCAAATACCTCATGATGGTGCTCGCCGGTGAATCCTACGGCATCGCCGTCATGAAGGTCCGCGAGATCATCCGCATGCAGAAAATCACGCCGGTGCCCAGGTTGCCCGGTCACGTCAAGGGCGTGTTCAACCTGCGCGGGCGCGTCATCCCGGTCATCGACCTTCGAGTGCGATTCGGCCTGGCCGCCACCCTCAGCAGCGCCACGTGCATTGTCGTTGTCCAGGTCAAGCTACCCACCGCTCAAACCGTGCAGATGGGTCTGATCGTGGACGGTGTCAGTGACGTCTTGAATCTCACCGACGCCGAGATCGAACCCACCCCTGATTTTGGATCAAGCATCGACGCCCGGTACATCCTGGGTATGGCCAAGGTCAAGGATCAGGTGTGCCCCCTGCTGGACATCGATCGCCTTGTCGCGCCTGAACCGGCGGAAAATCCCTCCTGGAGCATATAG
- a CDS encoding chemotaxis protein CheA, whose product MSFSPSIINALEEAINRLAGELALARPGRDDGLIPAYSLLGELADLAESEPTLGQPILRTRAALDALLEQARPFDDQALEALSNLVDWLPSAMAAMQAGEKAGGFGDDRAARVGAQSQAVQSPERPGGDVVPADCLLDLNLDENRDLLEEFHAEALEHLNQIEMSLLVLDGESGNRDAIDQIFRSFHTIKGVAGFLQLNPLQALSHEVESLLDKARSGRSTLTPAMITLILHCRDAMLRMLAQIGAALQQGEQPKELVPVALLIERVRELAASFAGDDAGAPRGQDRPPVDRAELRAPAGAAGAGGEGGSSRTIRISTQKLDTMMEVVGELVIAHTQIAEASRAVAEEASPLAGVVARLGRITRELQNTAMGLRLVPVRPLFQKMGRLVRDLARQGEKPCAFQTFGEETEIDRVVVEDIADPLVHMIRNAVDHGLESPEVRAAAGKPASGTITLKAVQEGSHVRIELSDDGRGIDADRVHARAVQKGLVSAHAVLSHEEKLNLIITPGFSTTETVTALSGRGVGMDVVLRNITRLRGSLRIETAPGKGTTFRITLPLTLAIVDGLVFRVGGDRFILPSTSVRKVFRPRAGMISTSDGRGEMLEHKGRSLQVQRLSRKFQIPGAVEDPTQGVALLVETSDRVTALLVDEMVGRQEVVIKDLGGYLSRLPGISGGAILGDGDIALILDPVSLVAA is encoded by the coding sequence ATGTCTTTCTCTCCATCCATCATCAATGCCCTTGAGGAGGCGATCAACCGCCTCGCGGGCGAACTTGCGCTCGCCAGGCCGGGGCGGGACGATGGATTGATCCCGGCCTACAGTCTGCTCGGCGAACTGGCGGACCTGGCTGAGTCCGAACCGACCCTCGGTCAGCCGATTCTGCGCACCCGGGCCGCACTGGATGCGCTGCTGGAGCAAGCGCGGCCATTTGACGACCAGGCGTTGGAGGCGCTTTCAAACCTGGTTGACTGGCTTCCCTCCGCGATGGCCGCGATGCAGGCTGGCGAAAAAGCGGGCGGTTTTGGCGACGATCGAGCCGCACGTGTCGGCGCCCAGTCGCAGGCGGTTCAATCTCCTGAGCGGCCCGGTGGAGACGTCGTTCCGGCGGACTGTTTGTTGGATCTCAATCTGGACGAGAACCGCGACCTTCTGGAGGAGTTTCATGCCGAGGCGCTGGAGCACTTGAACCAGATCGAGATGTCGCTGCTTGTGCTGGACGGGGAGTCGGGAAATCGCGACGCGATCGACCAGATCTTCCGCTCGTTCCACACGATCAAGGGCGTGGCCGGCTTTCTTCAACTCAACCCGCTGCAGGCCCTGTCGCACGAGGTGGAGTCGCTCCTGGACAAGGCCAGAAGCGGACGGTCGACGCTGACACCGGCGATGATCACGCTGATTCTGCATTGCCGGGACGCGATGCTGCGGATGCTGGCGCAGATCGGCGCCGCGCTTCAGCAGGGGGAGCAGCCGAAGGAGCTGGTTCCGGTGGCGCTTCTGATCGAAAGGGTGCGGGAACTGGCGGCTTCGTTTGCGGGGGATGATGCCGGCGCCCCGCGGGGTCAGGATCGGCCGCCGGTGGACCGCGCGGAGTTGCGGGCGCCCGCCGGCGCGGCGGGGGCAGGCGGCGAGGGAGGCTCGTCGCGCACGATCCGGATAAGTACTCAAAAACTGGATACAATGATGGAGGTGGTGGGGGAGCTTGTGATCGCCCACACCCAGATTGCGGAGGCGTCGCGGGCGGTTGCCGAGGAGGCGTCGCCGCTCGCGGGCGTGGTCGCCCGGCTCGGACGAATCACCCGGGAGCTTCAGAACACGGCGATGGGCCTGCGCCTGGTGCCGGTCCGGCCGCTGTTTCAGAAGATGGGACGCCTCGTGCGGGATCTCGCGCGGCAGGGGGAAAAACCGTGCGCGTTTCAGACTTTTGGCGAGGAGACGGAGATCGACCGCGTGGTGGTTGAGGACATCGCGGATCCGCTGGTGCACATGATCCGGAACGCCGTGGACCATGGACTCGAGTCTCCGGAGGTGCGCGCCGCAGCAGGCAAACCGGCCTCCGGGACCATCACCTTGAAGGCCGTCCAGGAAGGCTCCCATGTCCGGATCGAGCTCAGTGACGACGGCAGGGGGATCGACGCCGACCGCGTGCATGCGAGGGCCGTGCAGAAGGGACTGGTCTCCGCCCATGCCGTGCTTTCACACGAGGAAAAGCTCAATCTGATCATTACGCCCGGATTCTCGACCACTGAAACCGTCACCGCCCTTTCCGGACGCGGTGTCGGCATGGATGTTGTCCTTCGCAACATCACGCGACTCCGAGGCAGCCTGCGTATCGAGACGGCTCCTGGAAAGGGAACCACGTTCCGCATCACGCTGCCGCTGACCCTCGCGATTGTTGACGGACTGGTTTTTCGCGTGGGCGGGGACAGGTTCATCCTGCCAAGCACAAGCGTGCGGAAGGTGTTTCGCCCGAGGGCGGGAATGATTTCAACATCGGACGGCCGCGGTGAAATGCTCGAGCACAAGGGGCGGTCGCTTCAGGTGCAGCGCCTCAGCCGGAAGTTCCAGATACCGGGTGCCGTTGAGGATCCGACGCAGGGCGTGGCGCTCCTGGTTGAGACGTCGGATCGCGTGACGGCCCTGCTGGTGGATGAAATGGTTGGCAGGCAGGAGGTGGTGATCAAGGACCTCGGCGGTTATCTTTCGCGGCTTCCCGGAATTTCGGGTGGAGCCATTCTCGGCGATGGCGACATCGCGCTCATCCTGGACCCGGTGTCACTCGTCGCCGCGTAG
- a CDS encoding HDOD domain-containing protein encodes MTTITIEEVCQKALRLPCSPVLLPRIIEVMEREDASIAELEKIICMDPVLASSTLRLANSAYFASGSARVDRLDEAIHRLGLTEIYRLAALSLAGRWMALDADGYRWEAGDSCRLALVTAVAAEYLAETMGALDPRSAYTAGLVHEVGKLAVAYSCGEYFGRIRAHQQEKRCTWLRAEKAVLGFDHADVGSRLLGKWNFPDRLVAVATFNPPTHAAPAEMLPLIVNVHAAKYLAVSMGAGVAEDGFLFELHSGLLLEWGYTAEVLEKALPEVLTRSSRLLRENLLHGVLKF; translated from the coding sequence ATGACCACGATCACGATTGAGGAAGTCTGCCAGAAGGCGCTCCGGCTGCCGTGCTCCCCCGTGCTGCTGCCGCGCATCATTGAGGTGATGGAGCGGGAGGATGCGTCGATCGCGGAGCTGGAGAAGATCATCTGCATGGATCCGGTTCTCGCCAGTTCCACCCTTCGGCTCGCCAATTCCGCCTACTTTGCCTCGGGCAGCGCCAGGGTGGACCGGCTGGACGAGGCGATCCACAGGCTGGGGCTCACGGAAATCTACCGGCTGGCGGCGCTTTCGCTCGCGGGCAGATGGATGGCCCTGGATGCCGATGGTTATCGATGGGAGGCGGGGGACTCCTGCCGGCTGGCGCTGGTGACGGCGGTTGCCGCGGAATACCTGGCCGAGACAATGGGAGCGCTGGATCCGCGCTCGGCCTACACGGCGGGACTCGTCCACGAGGTGGGGAAACTGGCGGTTGCGTATTCATGTGGTGAATACTTTGGGCGGATTCGTGCGCACCAGCAGGAGAAGCGATGCACCTGGCTCAGGGCGGAGAAGGCGGTGCTGGGATTCGACCACGCCGACGTCGGATCGCGGCTGCTCGGGAAGTGGAATTTTCCGGACAGGCTTGTGGCGGTCGCGACATTCAACCCTCCGACGCATGCGGCGCCGGCGGAGATGCTGCCGCTGATCGTGAATGTGCATGCGGCCAAATACCTGGCTGTCTCGATGGGCGCGGGAGTTGCGGAGGACGGATTCCTTTTTGAGCTGCATTCGGGCCTGCTGCTGGAATGGGGCTACACGGCGGAGGTTCTCGAGAAGGCGCTGCCTGAGGTGTTAACCCGATCCAGCCGCCTCCTGCGGGAGAATCTCCTGCACGGTGTATTGAAATTTTGA
- a CDS encoding PAS domain-containing protein, whose protein sequence is MPTYAYLLILFSFAAILAAGVAWLRSAARRRAIDMHMSARLASQLHLQNHLEDLPYECWAIDESGRFCLFNRAARARRGDGFIGRTPAECSHIQTPESFAVWESAIHRAFSGERVSYRFITAEPEGARHFEAVITPVRSGDKVVGLLGCAIDMTAQIAAESALCDAERNLAFQVRQSPAGFITWDSDFKILSWNPAAEAIFNIPGSAAIGQNGLDLLFPINERAAIEADWRQVQIERTHHRAQHAHTRTDGTRVVCEWLLMADLDSRGSLTGMTSFVQDMTARSDLEAQMRQLQRLDSMGQLACGLAQELNHLFTPAIIHLDLLENSNREFPGLRDQVKPIRGAVTQAIGLGQRILALGRNTDSEVAVWQPLNPHVQDTVELLRRTLDSRIRVIVLLAPDLPPLPLQPTLITQIVINLLSNARDAVMERLPKAPAEWRPVIRIGTSTLMALDRSLGGRTPGLPRPCQCIEISDTGSGMSEAVQQRLFEPFFSTKNHGKATGLGLAITRKSVQALGGWMQFESTQGEGTTFRVYLPSPKPVNTPQPASAQSALEAAGPGRHVLLAEDDDMVASALKLGLERSGHRVTVATDGAAALALIRLEPTLYDLVVTDLNMPNLGGRDLLAALARDGISVSVVVLSGYITSAILDELRSLGAAEVLRKPIRIGELLGAIRRNSRAVTQPADQLV, encoded by the coding sequence ATGCCCACCTACGCATACCTCCTGATTCTCTTCTCCTTCGCGGCCATCCTGGCGGCGGGTGTGGCCTGGCTGAGGTCGGCGGCCCGGCGCCGGGCCATCGACATGCACATGTCCGCACGCCTGGCCAGCCAGCTCCATCTCCAGAACCATCTCGAGGATCTCCCCTACGAATGCTGGGCCATCGATGAATCGGGCCGGTTCTGTCTGTTCAATCGCGCCGCCAGAGCGCGACGCGGCGACGGCTTCATCGGCAGGACGCCGGCCGAATGCAGCCACATACAGACTCCGGAGTCGTTTGCCGTCTGGGAGTCCGCCATTCACCGCGCCTTTTCCGGAGAACGGGTGAGCTACCGGTTCATCACCGCCGAGCCCGAGGGCGCGCGTCATTTTGAAGCCGTAATCACACCCGTGCGCTCGGGCGACAAGGTCGTCGGTCTCCTCGGCTGCGCCATCGACATGACCGCGCAAATCGCGGCGGAATCCGCACTGTGCGACGCGGAAAGGAACCTGGCCTTCCAGGTCCGCCAGTCACCCGCGGGATTCATCACATGGGACAGTGACTTCAAAATCCTTTCCTGGAATCCTGCGGCGGAGGCCATCTTCAACATCCCAGGCTCCGCCGCCATCGGGCAGAACGGCCTGGATCTGCTCTTCCCCATCAATGAACGCGCGGCGATCGAGGCCGACTGGAGGCAGGTTCAGATCGAACGCACCCACCACCGCGCGCAGCACGCCCACACGCGCACCGACGGAACCCGGGTGGTCTGCGAATGGCTGCTGATGGCCGATCTTGATTCGAGAGGATCCCTGACCGGCATGACTTCGTTTGTCCAGGACATGACCGCACGCTCGGATCTCGAGGCCCAGATGCGCCAGCTTCAGCGACTGGACTCCATGGGACAGCTCGCCTGCGGCCTCGCCCAGGAGCTGAATCACCTCTTCACTCCCGCCATCATTCACCTCGACCTGCTCGAAAATTCCAATCGGGAGTTTCCCGGCCTTCGGGATCAGGTCAAACCCATCCGGGGTGCCGTCACCCAGGCCATCGGGCTCGGCCAGAGAATCCTGGCGCTCGGTCGAAACACCGACTCGGAGGTGGCGGTCTGGCAGCCGCTGAACCCCCATGTGCAGGACACGGTGGAACTCCTTCGCCGTACACTGGACTCCCGCATCCGCGTGATCGTCCTCCTCGCCCCCGACCTCCCTCCCCTGCCGCTGCAGCCGACCCTGATCACCCAGATCGTCATCAACCTCCTTTCCAATGCACGCGATGCCGTGATGGAAAGGCTTCCCAAGGCCCCGGCCGAGTGGCGGCCGGTGATCCGGATCGGCACCTCCACGCTGATGGCTCTGGACCGCAGCCTGGGTGGCCGGACTCCCGGCCTGCCGCGGCCATGCCAGTGCATCGAAATCAGCGATACAGGCTCCGGAATGTCCGAGGCGGTGCAGCAGAGGCTCTTTGAACCCTTCTTCAGCACCAAGAATCACGGAAAAGCCACCGGGCTCGGACTCGCCATCACGCGCAAAAGCGTCCAGGCCCTCGGAGGCTGGATGCAGTTCGAAAGCACCCAGGGAGAGGGAACGACATTCCGCGTCTACCTGCCGAGTCCCAAGCCCGTGAACACGCCGCAACCCGCGTCCGCCCAGTCGGCTCTCGAGGCCGCGGGCCCCGGCCGGCACGTGCTCCTCGCCGAGGACGATGACATGGTTGCGAGCGCCCTGAAGCTCGGCCTTGAACGCTCCGGGCACCGCGTGACCGTGGCGACGGACGGTGCGGCCGCGCTCGCACTGATCCGGCTGGAACCCACGCTTTACGACCTGGTGGTCACCGATCTCAACATGCCAAACCTCGGCGGCCGCGACCTGCTCGCCGCACTCGCGAGGGACGGCATAAGCGTTTCCGTAGTCGTGCTCAGTGGGTACATCACCTCAGCCATCCTGGACGAACTCCGCAGCCTCGGCGCCGCCGAGGTGCTGCGAAAGCCCATCCGCATCGGCGAACTGCTCGGTGCCATCCGCCGCAACAGCAGGGCTGTGACGCAGCCCGCGGACCAGTTGGTCTGA
- a CDS encoding chemotaxis protein CheD produces the protein MAGAPSIPALFAQRVIIGVGDLAVSNNPQVTLSTYALGSCVGVISYDPVVKAGGILHIMLPDSLISPDKAAKQPAMFADTGLPIFFRSLSGIKLERHRIRTFLAGGASVLNGTDPFRIGERNEASVRKILGVYQIAICGEDLGGNVNRTVHLELATGNLTLKTPDRTELYSLA, from the coding sequence ATGGCCGGAGCCCCCTCCATTCCCGCACTCTTCGCCCAGCGCGTCATCATCGGCGTCGGCGACCTTGCGGTCTCAAACAATCCCCAGGTGACACTGAGCACCTATGCGCTTGGATCCTGTGTGGGCGTCATCTCCTATGATCCGGTGGTGAAGGCCGGCGGCATTCTGCACATCATGCTTCCGGATTCCCTCATTTCGCCGGACAAGGCGGCGAAACAGCCGGCGATGTTCGCAGACACCGGACTGCCGATTTTCTTCCGCTCCCTTTCGGGAATCAAGCTCGAGCGCCATCGCATCCGGACCTTTCTCGCCGGAGGCGCGAGTGTTCTGAACGGCACGGATCCCTTCAGGATTGGAGAGCGCAACGAGGCGTCGGTGCGGAAAATCCTCGGCGTCTACCAGATCGCGATCTGCGGGGAAGACCTCGGCGGAAACGTCAATCGCACGGTTCACCTCGAACTGGCCACGGGCAACCTCACTTTGAAAACGCCGGATCGGACGGAACTCTACTCGCTGGCGTGA
- a CDS encoding response regulator, which produces MTPPSTTPVGSSVLIVDDEPIVLAALRDTLEREKYQVVACDNPLKALEVLRTRQFAVIISDQRMPEMLGLDFLIESRKFNPLASRILITAVLSLPTIIDAINKGEIFRFVAKPWLREELSATVRNAISRHQLVTENERLHAEASRLNEQLTIANAALSSQIRNLEEQKAALAVANRELSTSYDRSLELCSRILSTFDPYLAGQTKAMVEIARKMADTEHFNEREKRILKASAWLCDLGLIGIPRDTLRLFRTHPEKLSEPDRLTINSHPVFSQTLASYVDSHPEVGETIRAHHERFDGTGYPDRLSRESIPWTARCLAVAVCFVESGLPKDQGIEAVLAQSGTALDPEAVRLFLKVTHLLQLPRKVSEILLDELQPGMILANGLYSPHGLLLVSEGQTLNASTISKIRNHNLMTPISQRLLVYS; this is translated from the coding sequence ATGACCCCGCCATCCACGACGCCTGTCGGCAGCTCCGTGCTCATCGTCGATGATGAGCCGATAGTGCTCGCGGCGCTTCGGGACACGCTCGAGCGCGAGAAGTATCAGGTGGTCGCGTGCGACAATCCACTGAAGGCGCTCGAGGTTCTCCGCACGCGGCAGTTCGCCGTCATCATTTCCGACCAGCGCATGCCGGAAATGCTCGGACTCGATTTCCTGATCGAATCCCGGAAATTCAATCCTCTCGCCTCGCGCATTCTCATCACGGCCGTTCTGTCGCTGCCGACGATCATCGACGCGATCAACAAGGGTGAGATTTTCCGCTTTGTGGCGAAACCGTGGCTCAGGGAGGAACTTTCCGCCACGGTCAGGAACGCCATCTCCCGCCACCAGCTCGTCACGGAAAATGAACGGCTTCACGCCGAAGCCAGCCGCCTCAATGAGCAGCTCACCATCGCGAACGCCGCGCTCTCCAGCCAGATCAGGAATCTGGAGGAGCAGAAGGCGGCGCTTGCGGTCGCGAATCGGGAGCTCTCGACGAGCTACGATCGCTCGCTCGAACTCTGCAGCCGCATTCTCAGCACCTTCGATCCGTATCTAGCGGGCCAGACCAAGGCGATGGTTGAAATCGCGCGAAAGATGGCCGACACCGAGCATTTCAACGAGAGGGAAAAGCGGATCCTGAAGGCGAGCGCATGGTTGTGCGACCTCGGCTTGATAGGCATTCCCCGGGACACCCTGAGACTGTTCCGCACGCATCCTGAGAAGCTGAGCGAGCCCGACCGGCTCACCATCAACTCCCACCCGGTTTTCAGCCAGACACTGGCGTCCTACGTCGACAGTCATCCGGAGGTCGGCGAGACGATTCGCGCCCACCACGAGCGTTTTGACGGAACCGGTTATCCCGACCGCCTCTCCCGGGAGTCCATACCGTGGACGGCCCGCTGTCTCGCCGTCGCCGTCTGCTTCGTCGAAAGCGGCCTGCCCAAGGATCAGGGCATCGAGGCCGTGCTCGCGCAATCGGGAACGGCATTGGATCCCGAGGCGGTGCGGCTCTTTCTCAAGGTCACGCACCTGCTTCAACTGCCCCGCAAGGTGAGTGAGATCCTGCTCGATGAGCTCCAGCCGGGCATGATCCTCGCGAATGGACTCTACAGTCCGCACGGCCTGCTGCTGGTCAGCGAGGGACAGACGCTCAATGCGAGCACGATTTCGAAAATCAGGAACCACAATCTCATGACGCCGATAAGCCAGCGTCTGCTGGTTTACTCCTGA
- a CDS encoding PAS domain-containing protein, with protein sequence MPTVEFAPSIPSEAPASPPALPAHRSVAPAWAADVCGAPRGPLNCAQFIIDAQDRIQARSISGDDSLFAKAEEGGSLRQALADVSPAWARALPGSLFESELPLFLPELTAGKPGIGLGLHRLRFGDAMTVTLTPELAAPAELKHLGLADLSPDPSSFARIFLRLRTVEARLDQTLTLLPGVVFHQRSDFSFASIGPGFESLVGIHPQPLAKNGQPFLRLIHEADERAFHAELERNRTAQRPFSQVYRILNPQSGTYLYLLDIRTPVRTADGLLLGHEGIWLDITRQKIAEHRLNSRAWKESLSTLTTGLLQDYSNVMTGIFSLSELYHNTLPNRHPLRDGLGLIKENAGQAQRLLRKILELNRESSGEKTYVNLGRIVREQLDLLKVILPRGAQLAGPLEDGEWPVYIDETAFRQTLVNLAMNARDALRGPGDIRIALHALAAGQTPAPGSSPAVPPLQTHSVMLTFSDNGMGILPAHLERIFDPFFTTKDAARGTGLGLYHARLFAESCGGTIAARSTAGRGTEIALVLPLVDLDHSAPTIPGEAAIPRTIRGLYFERDMTDEGPMVDALRSRDWSIRTIATLEHARRHLREEGARLDFVFVSQDEPDTSLRVFLAELRRDHPGLRLALHLSSQAGAQTGALRAQVDLFLPAGTREPDAVDALAKLLRIP encoded by the coding sequence ATGCCCACGGTTGAATTCGCGCCATCCATTCCTTCAGAAGCGCCCGCTTCGCCTCCCGCGCTTCCCGCGCACCGATCCGTGGCACCGGCATGGGCCGCCGATGTGTGCGGCGCTCCGCGCGGACCGTTGAACTGCGCCCAGTTCATCATTGACGCGCAGGATCGCATTCAGGCGAGGAGCATCTCCGGGGACGACTCGCTCTTTGCGAAGGCGGAGGAAGGCGGCTCCCTGCGTCAGGCGCTCGCCGATGTCTCGCCGGCCTGGGCGCGGGCGCTGCCCGGCTCCCTGTTCGAATCCGAACTTCCGCTCTTCCTGCCTGAACTCACCGCCGGCAAGCCGGGCATCGGGCTCGGCCTACATCGTCTGCGTTTCGGAGACGCGATGACCGTGACCCTCACCCCGGAGCTCGCAGCGCCGGCGGAACTCAAGCATCTCGGCCTCGCCGATCTGTCCCCCGACCCGTCGTCCTTCGCCAGGATCTTCCTGCGGCTTCGCACCGTCGAGGCGCGCCTCGACCAGACGCTCACCCTGCTTCCAGGCGTGGTTTTTCACCAACGCTCGGACTTTTCCTTCGCGTCAATCGGACCCGGTTTCGAATCGCTCGTCGGCATTCATCCACAGCCTCTGGCGAAGAACGGCCAGCCATTCCTGCGCCTGATCCACGAGGCGGACGAACGCGCCTTTCACGCCGAACTCGAACGCAACCGCACGGCGCAGCGACCCTTTTCCCAGGTCTACCGCATCCTGAATCCCCAGTCCGGAACCTATCTCTACCTGCTCGACATCCGCACCCCGGTGCGGACCGCTGACGGCCTCCTTCTGGGACACGAGGGCATCTGGCTCGACATCACGAGGCAGAAGATCGCCGAGCACCGGCTGAACAGCCGGGCATGGAAGGAGTCACTCTCAACCCTCACGACCGGCCTGCTCCAGGACTACAGCAATGTGATGACCGGCATCTTTTCGCTGAGTGAACTCTATCACAACACGCTGCCAAACCGTCACCCCCTGCGGGACGGCCTCGGTCTCATCAAGGAGAACGCCGGCCAGGCCCAGCGCCTGCTTCGGAAGATCCTCGAATTGAACCGTGAATCCTCCGGGGAAAAAACGTATGTCAATCTCGGACGAATCGTGCGCGAGCAGCTCGACCTGCTCAAGGTCATCCTGCCACGCGGCGCACAGCTCGCCGGTCCGCTGGAGGACGGCGAATGGCCGGTCTACATCGACGAGACGGCGTTCCGCCAGACCCTGGTGAATCTCGCGATGAATGCGCGCGACGCGCTGCGCGGTCCGGGTGACATCAGGATCGCGCTGCACGCCCTTGCAGCCGGACAGACTCCCGCGCCGGGTTCGAGTCCCGCGGTGCCGCCGCTTCAGACCCATTCCGTGATGCTCACCTTTTCGGACAATGGAATGGGGATCCTCCCGGCGCACCTGGAGCGCATTTTCGATCCCTTCTTCACCACGAAGGATGCCGCGCGCGGCACCGGACTCGGACTCTATCACGCGCGGCTCTTTGCCGAATCCTGCGGGGGGACGATTGCCGCCCGCAGCACTGCCGGACGCGGGACCGAGATCGCGCTCGTCCTTCCCCTGGTCGATCTCGACCATTCCGCCCCGACAATCCCAGGCGAGGCCGCCATCCCGCGCACGATTCGCGGATTGTATTTCGAGCGGGACATGACTGACGAAGGCCCGATGGTGGACGCGCTTCGTTCACGGGACTGGTCGATTCGCACCATCGCGACCCTCGAACACGCGCGGCGCCACCTGCGCGAGGAGGGAGCCAGGCTGGACTTTGTTTTCGTGAGCCAGGATGAACCGGACACCTCCCTGCGCGTCTTCCTTGCCGAGCTGCGCCGTGATCACCCGGGACTCCGGCTCGCGCTGCACCTTTCGAGCCAGGCCGGCGCGCAGACGGGCGCCCTGCGGGCGCAGGTTGACCTGTTTCTCCCGGCTGGCACGAGGGAACCGGACGCTGTGGACGCGCTCGCAAAACTGCTTCGCATTCCATGA